The proteins below are encoded in one region of Balaenoptera acutorostrata chromosome 11, mBalAcu1.1, whole genome shotgun sequence:
- the LOC103010408 gene encoding 60S ribosomal protein L30-like has translation MYPVKTRHSLAFLANKGEEQQCSPGLVSRKTVATKKTKKSLESINSRLQLVTKSGKYVLGYKQTLKMIRHGKAKLVILANNCPALRKSEIEYYAMLAKTGVHHYSGNNIELGTTCRKYYRVCTLAIIDPGDSGIIRGMQEQTGEK, from the exons ATGTACCCAGTGAAAACACGACATTCCCTAGCCTTCCTTGCAAATAAGGGTGAAGAACAGCAGTGCAGCCCAGGCCTGGTCA GCAGGAAGACGGTGGCCACAAAGAAGACGAAAAAGTCACTGGAGTCGATCAACTCTAGGCTCCAACTGGTTACAAAAAGTGGAAAGTACGTGCTGGGGTACAAGCAGACTCTAAAAATGATCAGACACGGCAAAGCGAAACTGGTCATCCTTGCCAACAACTGCCCAGCCTTGAGGAAATCTGAAATAGAGTATTATGCCATGTTGGCCAAAACTGGTGTCCATCACTACAGTGGCAATAATATTGAATTGGGCACAACATGTCGAAAATACTACAGAGTATGCACACTGGCTATCATTGATCCAGGTGATTCTGGTATTATTAGAGGCATGCAAGAACAGACTGGTGAAAAGTAA